In the Salvelinus fontinalis isolate EN_2023a chromosome 34, ASM2944872v1, whole genome shotgun sequence genome, one interval contains:
- the LOC129833464 gene encoding probable mitochondrial glutathione transporter SLC25A39 isoform X2, translating to MGERPVVTPSAGITPVQQMLASGTGALLTSVFVTPLDVVKIRLQAQQTPFYQGKCFLYCNGLMDHIYVCQYGASCTSWYKTPTHFSGTLDAFVKITRNEGVRSLWSGLPPTLVMAVPATVIYFTCYDQLRDLLRYGMGFQGNYIPLVAGGLARLGAVSVISPLELVRTKMQSQKLTYSELRVCIRSSVAQDGWLSLWRGWGPTVLRDVPFSALYWFNYELVKAQLCDQYDVSQATFSISFTAGAFSGAVAAIMTLPFDVVKTRRQIQLGEMETLGVTMKNPTSTWHIMRGIWAESGYRGLFAGFLPRVIKVAPACAVMISTYEFGKIFFQKMNLDREQQAC from the exons ATGGGGGAGCGGCCTGTTGTTACCCCCTCAGCTGGGATCACTCCAGTACAGCAGATGCTGGCCTCTGGCACTGGGGCGCTGCTCACATCAGTGTTCG tCACACCACTGGACGTGGTGAAGATAAGGCTGCAGGCCCAGCAAACACCATTCTATCAAG GGAAGTGCTTCCTGTATTGTAATGGCCTGATGGATCACATCTATGTGTGTCAGTATGGGGCCAGCTGCACCAGCTGGTACAAAACACCAACCCACTTCAGTGGCACCCTG GACGCTTTTGTGAAGATCACGCGCAACGAGGGGGTCAGGTCTCTGTGGAGCGGGCTGCCTCCCACACT GGTGATGGCGGTGCCTGCCACGGTCATCTACTTCACCTGCTATGACCAGCTCAGAGACTTATTGCGCTATGGCATGGGGTTCCAAGGCAACTACATCCCCCTGGTGGCAGGGGGTCTCGCTAGAC TGGGAGCAGTGAGTGTGATCAGCCCATTAGAGCTGGTGCGTACCAAGATGCAGTCCCAGAAGCTGACCTACAGCGAGCTGAGGGTGTGTATCCGCTCTAGTGTTGCCCAGGATGGCTGGCTGTCCCTGTGGAGGGGTTGGGGACCCACCGTCCTACGAGACGTCCCCTTCTCAG CCCTGTACTGGTTCAACTATGAGCTGGTGAAGGCCCAACTGTGTGATCAATACGATGTGTCTCAGGCCACCTTCTCCATCAGCTTCACAGCAGGGGCCTTCTCTGGAGCT GTGGCTGCCATCATGACCCTACCTTTTGACGTGGTGAAGACGCGAAGACAGATCCAactgggagagatggagacactgGGAG TCACTATGAAGAATCCCACATCCACATGGCATATTATGAGGGGAATTTGGGCTGAATCGGGATACAGGGGGCTCTTTGCAG GTTTCCTACCCAGGGTGATCAAAGTGGCCCCAGCCTGTGCTGTCATGATCAGCACCTATGAGTTTGGGAAGATCTTCTTCCAGAAGATGAACCTTGACCGGGAGCAACAGGCCTGctga
- the LOC129833464 gene encoding probable mitochondrial glutathione transporter SLC25A39 isoform X1, translating into MGERPVVTPSAGITPVQQMLASGTGALLTSVFVTPLDVVKIRLQAQQTPFYQALAADSASWSGVIRPSKWKCFLYCNGLMDHIYVCQYGASCTSWYKTPTHFSGTLDAFVKITRNEGVRSLWSGLPPTLVMAVPATVIYFTCYDQLRDLLRYGMGFQGNYIPLVAGGLARLGAVSVISPLELVRTKMQSQKLTYSELRVCIRSSVAQDGWLSLWRGWGPTVLRDVPFSALYWFNYELVKAQLCDQYDVSQATFSISFTAGAFSGAVAAIMTLPFDVVKTRRQIQLGEMETLGVTMKNPTSTWHIMRGIWAESGYRGLFAGFLPRVIKVAPACAVMISTYEFGKIFFQKMNLDREQQAC; encoded by the exons ATGGGGGAGCGGCCTGTTGTTACCCCCTCAGCTGGGATCACTCCAGTACAGCAGATGCTGGCCTCTGGCACTGGGGCGCTGCTCACATCAGTGTTCG tCACACCACTGGACGTGGTGAAGATAAGGCTGCAGGCCCAGCAAACACCATTCTATCAAG CTTTAGCTGCTGACTCTGCTTCATGGAGTGGTGTAATCCGCCCCTCCAAAT GGAAGTGCTTCCTGTATTGTAATGGCCTGATGGATCACATCTATGTGTGTCAGTATGGGGCCAGCTGCACCAGCTGGTACAAAACACCAACCCACTTCAGTGGCACCCTG GACGCTTTTGTGAAGATCACGCGCAACGAGGGGGTCAGGTCTCTGTGGAGCGGGCTGCCTCCCACACT GGTGATGGCGGTGCCTGCCACGGTCATCTACTTCACCTGCTATGACCAGCTCAGAGACTTATTGCGCTATGGCATGGGGTTCCAAGGCAACTACATCCCCCTGGTGGCAGGGGGTCTCGCTAGAC TGGGAGCAGTGAGTGTGATCAGCCCATTAGAGCTGGTGCGTACCAAGATGCAGTCCCAGAAGCTGACCTACAGCGAGCTGAGGGTGTGTATCCGCTCTAGTGTTGCCCAGGATGGCTGGCTGTCCCTGTGGAGGGGTTGGGGACCCACCGTCCTACGAGACGTCCCCTTCTCAG CCCTGTACTGGTTCAACTATGAGCTGGTGAAGGCCCAACTGTGTGATCAATACGATGTGTCTCAGGCCACCTTCTCCATCAGCTTCACAGCAGGGGCCTTCTCTGGAGCT GTGGCTGCCATCATGACCCTACCTTTTGACGTGGTGAAGACGCGAAGACAGATCCAactgggagagatggagacactgGGAG TCACTATGAAGAATCCCACATCCACATGGCATATTATGAGGGGAATTTGGGCTGAATCGGGATACAGGGGGCTCTTTGCAG GTTTCCTACCCAGGGTGATCAAAGTGGCCCCAGCCTGTGCTGTCATGATCAGCACCTATGAGTTTGGGAAGATCTTCTTCCAGAAGATGAACCTTGACCGGGAGCAACAGGCCTGctga
- the LOC129833462 gene encoding 60S ribosomal protein L3, whose translation MSHRKFSAPRHGSLGFLPRKRSRRHRGKVKSFPKDDPSKPVHLTAFLGYKAGMTHIVREVDRPGSKVNKKEVVEAVTIVETPPMVVVGVVGYVETPRGLRSFKTIFAEHISDECKRRFYRNWYKSKKKAFTKYCKKWQDDEGKKQLEKDFASMKKYCQVVRIIAHTQMRLLPLKQKKSHLMEVQLNGGSISDKVDWAREKLEQSIPITNVFTQDEMIDVIGVTKGHGYKGVTSRWHTKKLPRKTHRGLRKVACIGAWHPSRVAFSVARAGQKGYHHRTEINKKIYKIGQGYHTKDGKLVKNNAATEYDLSNKSITPLGGFVHYGEVTNDFVMLKGCTIGVKKRVLTLRKSLLVQSSRRATEKIDLKFIDTTSKFGHGRFQTLEEKKAFMGPLKKDRIAKEETA comes from the exons ATG TCCCACCGTAAATTTTCGGCTCCACGCCACGGATCCCTGGGCTTCCTGCCCCGTAAGAGGAGCAGACGTCACCGTGGTAAGGTGAAGAGTTTCCCCAAGGATGACCCCAGCAAGCCAGTCCACTTGACTGCCTTCCTTGGCTACAAGGCTGGCATGACTCACATCGTGCGTGAAGTCGACAGACCTGGCTCAA AGGTGAACAAGAAGGAAGTGGTTGAGGCTGTGACTATTGTGGAGACGCCTCCCATGGTTGTGGTGGGTGTTGTGGGATATGTCGAGACCCCCCGTGGCCTGCGTTCCTTCAAGACTATCTTCGCTGAGCACATCAGTGATGAGTGCAAGCGTCGTTTCTACAGGAACTG GTACAAGTCCAAGAAGAAGGCCTTCACAAAGTACTGCAAGAAGTGGCAGGATGACGAGGGCAAGAAGCAGCTGGAGAAGGACTTCGCCTCCATGAAGAAGTACTGCCAGGTCGTCCGCATCATCGCCCACACTCAG atgAGGCTGCTGCCCCTGAAGCAGAAGAAGTCCCACTTGATGGAGGTGCAGCTCAATGGAGGCTCCATCTCTGACAAGGTGGACTGGGCCCGTGAGAAGCTGGAGCAGTCTATCCCCATCACCAACGTCTTCACCCAGGATGAGATGATCGACGTCATCGGTGTCACAAAGGGTCACGGATACAAGG GTGTCACCAGCCGTTGGCACACAAAGAAGCTCCCCCGTAAGACCCATCGTGGTCTGCGTAAGGTGGCCTGTATCGGTGCCTGGCATCCCTCCCGTGTGGCCTTCTCTGTGGCCCGCGCTGGTCAGAAGGGTTACCACCACCGCACAGAGATCAACAAAAAGATCTACAAGATCGGCCAGGGCTACCACACCAAGGACGGCAAGCTGGTGAAGAACAACGCTGCCACTGAGTACGATCTGTCCAACAAGAGCATCACCCCTTTGGGTGGCTTCGTCCACTACGGAGAGGTGACCAATGACTTTGTCATGCTGAAGGGCTGCACTATTGGAGTCAAGAAGAGGGTGCTAACCCTGCGTAAG TCTCTGTTGGTGCAGTCGAGCCGTCGTGCCACGGAGAAGATCGACCTCAAGTTCATCGACACCACCTCCAAGTTTGGCCACGGCCGCTTCCAGACATTGGAGGAAAAGAAGGCGTTCATG GGACCACTCAAGAAGGACCGCATTGCCAAGGAAGAGACCGCCTAA